In Flavobacterium enshiense, the genomic stretch GGCTCTGGCTTCATTTCGCATACCGATCAACATGTTGATGACTCCCTCCAGTTTATCGTTGTTCGCAGCAATTTCCTTTTCATTCTGAAGTCCTAAAACATCAAAAACAAATGCATGGATGGTTTTTTTGAATGTTTCCAGATCCGATGCGTTCAGGCTTTCTTTTTCTTCTTTCATCAAATTGATGTAACGAACCGCTTCAAACAATTGCGCAATAAGGATAGGGCTGTTAAAATCGTCATTCATGGCATCATAACATCCTTTTTTCCATGCGGCAATATCCAAAGTTGACGTTGCACCGGCCTGTATGTCTTTTAAATTGTCTATCGCTTCCATCAATCGGTTGAACCCTTTTTCAGAAGCCAGGATAGCATCATCCGAAAAATCCAAAATGCTTCGGTAGTGTGCCTGCAAGATAAAGAAACGCGCCACGGCAGGCGAGAAGGCTTTGCTTAAAACGGTATTGTTTCCGGTAAATAACTCTCTCGGAAGTATATTGTTTCCGGTGGATTTAGCCATTTTCTTTCCGTTTAGGGTAAGCATATTGGCGTGCATCCAGTAATTTACAGGAGTATGTCCTGAACAAGCTTCGTTTTGTGCAATTTCACATTCGTGATGCGGGAATTTCAAATCCATTCCGCCTCCGTGAATATCAAATTGTTGGCCCAAATACTTGGTGCTCATTGCGGTACATTCCAAATGCCATCCCGGGAAACCGTCGCCCCACGGTGAAGGCCAACGCATGATGTGTTCTGGTTCGGCATTCTTCCATAACGCGAAATCCTGAGGATTTTTTTTGTCTGATTGTCCGTCCAAATCGCGTGTGTTGGCAATCATATCTTCAATATTACGTCCGCTTAATATTCCGTAATTATGAGTTTCATTGTATTTTATTACATCGAAATATACAGAACCGTTAACTTCATAAGCATACCCGTTATCGACGATTTGTTTGATGACTTCAATCTGTTCGATGATGTGTCCGGTTGCCGTTGGTTCAATGCTCGGTGTAAGATTGTTGAACAACTCTAAAATCTGATGGAAATCTACGGTATATTGCTGTACCACTTCCATCGGTTCGATTTGTTCCAATCGGGCTTTTTTAGCGATTTTATCTTCACCTTCGTCTTCATCGTCCACAATGTGACCTACATCGGTAATATTACGGACATAACGTACCTTAAACCCTAAATGTTTAAGGTAGCGGTATACCAAATCAAAAGAAATGAAAGTTCTACAATTCCCAAGATGCACGTTGCTGTATACGGTTGGCCCGCAGACATACATTCCTACCTGACCCTCATGGATCGGATTGAAAACATCTTTTTCACCAGAAAGTGAATTGTAAATCTTTAATGTCTGATTTTGGTATAAGTGCATATAAATCTATTGATTAAATAGTATTTGATGATTAAAACGTTGTTTCTAATTTAATGTAATCCAAAAATTCACGACGCGTTTTTTCTTCTTTGAATTTTCCTCCGAACTCGGCAGTCACAGTGCTGCTTTCGATATCGCGAATACCGCGTGAGTTTACGCAAAGGTGTTTTGCATCGATTACGCAGGCAACGTCATCAGTTTTTAGAACTTTCTGTAATTCCTGAACAATCTGCATGGTCAAACGCTCCTGAACCTGTGGTCTTTTGGCAAAATAATCCACCAGTCGGTTCATTTTGGATAAACCTACTACGGTCCCGCTGGAGATATAAGCTACATGCGCGCGTCCCACAATTGGCAAAAGATGGTGTTCGCAGGTAGAATAAATAGTGATGTTTTTTTCCACCAGCATTTCTCCATACTTGTAATGGTTTTCGAAGGTAGAAGAATTTGGTTTTTTGTTAGGATGAAGCCCGCCGAAAATTTCTTTCACGAACATTTTAGCTACACGGTTAGGGGTGCCTTTTAAACTGTCGTCGGTAAGGTCCATACCCAACGTAATTAATATGCTTTCAACGTCCTTTTTTATAAGGGCTATTTTTTCTTCATCTGTTTTATCGAAAGCATCAGAACGTAATGGATTTTGTGCGCTTGTGCCAATATGGTTTTCTCCTAATGGATCGTTCAAGTCGTCGTTGTGAATCATTATGGATGTATTGTGTTAAAAAGTTACCACGC encodes the following:
- the cysS gene encoding cysteine--tRNA ligase, with translation MHLYQNQTLKIYNSLSGEKDVFNPIHEGQVGMYVCGPTVYSNVHLGNCRTFISFDLVYRYLKHLGFKVRYVRNITDVGHIVDDEDEGEDKIAKKARLEQIEPMEVVQQYTVDFHQILELFNNLTPSIEPTATGHIIEQIEVIKQIVDNGYAYEVNGSVYFDVIKYNETHNYGILSGRNIEDMIANTRDLDGQSDKKNPQDFALWKNAEPEHIMRWPSPWGDGFPGWHLECTAMSTKYLGQQFDIHGGGMDLKFPHHECEIAQNEACSGHTPVNYWMHANMLTLNGKKMAKSTGNNILPRELFTGNNTVLSKAFSPAVARFFILQAHYRSILDFSDDAILASEKGFNRLMEAIDNLKDIQAGATSTLDIAAWKKGCYDAMNDDFNSPILIAQLFEAVRYINLMKEEKESLNASDLETFKKTIHAFVFDVLGLQNEKEIAANNDKLEGVINMLIGMRNEARANKNWGLSDEIRDKLLELGIQLKDGKEGTTFSL
- the folE gene encoding GTP cyclohydrolase I FolE — encoded protein: MIHNDDLNDPLGENHIGTSAQNPLRSDAFDKTDEEKIALIKKDVESILITLGMDLTDDSLKGTPNRVAKMFVKEIFGGLHPNKKPNSSTFENHYKYGEMLVEKNITIYSTCEHHLLPIVGRAHVAYISSGTVVGLSKMNRLVDYFAKRPQVQERLTMQIVQELQKVLKTDDVACVIDAKHLCVNSRGIRDIESSTVTAEFGGKFKEEKTRREFLDYIKLETTF